The following proteins come from a genomic window of Chryseobacterium glaciei:
- a CDS encoding SusC/RagA family TonB-linked outer membrane protein, whose amino-acid sequence MKKLLVLPILCYCVPIMAQQMFTGSVIDETTRLPVMGATIAIQNSKTVTTTDKNGKFSLSTNDKKINLVILGKGYEEQVIILELPLKETLKINLSEKIAQIDEVVLTTGYQKIPKERSTGSFSSVSNSALNTQVSINILDRLAATANGIVINKGTSQGGAQIMVRGLSTIQGPKTPLIVVDNFPYDGDISNLDPNIVENITVLKDAAASSIWGARAANGVIVITTKTAKYNQPVTVNFNTYLMTSPKPDFNYLKVMSSADFIDVEQELFKKNFYNTDINSTSHPVLSPVVDLLNKEKKGLLSSEYVRNEIERLKTIDSRDQYRKYMYQPLENRQYSLSMAGGAPQFSWTSSLGYDDNTGNLGEKYERVNLRFQNTWQPLKNLTLNTGIFFTHSATQNGRSAYGSIIMKTNSVPYMEMADKYGNALAVSKSYEQSYKSALGNGKLLDWNYYPLTDWQHNSAKSKSSEIILNAGLNYKILKGLDVDIKYQYQRTTGLSNTLYDEESYFVRDYVNRFTVINSNGSLTYNVPKGAIMDKNNSQLLINNFRGQLNFNRGFGKHQISAILGSEVRDANSQSGNNRYYGYDPNNLSFGMVDLSKRFPIIAGGTAFIDNMNSLRESTNRFVSVYANAAYTFDNRYTISGSARRDASNLFGLKTNDQWNPFWSTGISWNVANEKFYSVSWLPNLKLRGSYGFNGNINPAMVAVTTMALLGVSTYTQEQMARFDNYYNPQLRWETIRMINAGLDFATKNNRISGSVEYFQKKGENLFGQVPLDYTIGLSSLVWNVAGIEGKGVDVELKTININKSFRWLTTLNFSTYKDKVTNYYPSSTIARNFVLASVPISGIEGLPVYSMFGYQWTGLDPQTGDPRGYFNGEISKDYAKIMGADVKELQYFGSAIPTVYGSFTNTFAYKQLSLDVGITYKMGYYFRRPSINYTSLFREWNGHSDYEQRWQKPGDEAFTNVPSNQYQTNSNRDAFYAGSAALIEKGDHIRLQYINLGYEISKKQWRGLPIKSLQLYANVGNLGILWQESKSGIDPDFNLGNNTLKPPMTCTLGLKAKF is encoded by the coding sequence ATGAAGAAATTATTAGTGCTTCCCATCCTATGCTATTGTGTGCCTATAATGGCACAGCAAATGTTTACGGGAAGCGTTATCGACGAAACTACACGCTTACCCGTAATGGGTGCGACCATCGCCATACAGAACTCGAAGACTGTGACCACGACAGATAAAAATGGAAAGTTTAGTCTCAGTACCAATGACAAAAAAATCAATCTTGTTATCCTTGGTAAAGGTTATGAAGAACAGGTCATTATTTTGGAGCTCCCTTTGAAAGAAACATTAAAAATTAATCTATCTGAAAAGATAGCCCAAATTGATGAGGTAGTACTCACGACAGGTTATCAGAAAATCCCCAAAGAACGTTCAACAGGTTCTTTCTCATCGGTCAGTAATTCTGCCCTGAATACACAGGTATCAATCAATATTCTTGACCGTTTAGCAGCTACAGCCAACGGTATTGTCATCAATAAAGGGACATCGCAAGGCGGAGCACAAATTATGGTTAGAGGTCTAAGTACCATTCAAGGCCCTAAAACTCCTTTGATTGTAGTAGATAACTTTCCTTACGATGGTGATATCAGCAATCTCGACCCCAACATTGTTGAAAACATTACTGTTCTCAAAGATGCCGCTGCATCAAGCATCTGGGGAGCAAGAGCAGCCAACGGAGTAATTGTCATAACGACCAAAACAGCAAAATATAATCAGCCCGTGACGGTCAATTTTAATACCTATTTAATGACCAGTCCAAAACCTGATTTTAATTATCTGAAAGTGATGTCCAGTGCGGACTTTATTGATGTTGAACAGGAACTATTCAAGAAGAATTTCTATAACACTGATATCAATTCGACTAGCCACCCAGTATTGTCTCCTGTGGTTGACCTTCTGAATAAGGAAAAGAAAGGACTGCTTTCATCTGAGTATGTACGAAATGAAATAGAACGCCTAAAGACCATTGATTCCCGTGACCAATATAGAAAGTATATGTACCAGCCATTGGAGAACAGGCAGTATTCTCTAAGTATGGCGGGTGGAGCTCCTCAGTTTTCTTGGACATCATCTTTGGGGTATGATGACAATACGGGAAATCTCGGAGAAAAATACGAGCGTGTGAATCTGCGCTTCCAGAATACCTGGCAACCTCTGAAAAACCTTACCCTGAACACGGGAATCTTTTTTACCCATTCAGCAACCCAAAACGGACGCAGTGCTTATGGAAGCATTATTATGAAAACCAATTCCGTCCCTTATATGGAAATGGCAGATAAATATGGAAATGCATTGGCGGTTTCAAAATCGTATGAGCAGAGCTATAAATCAGCATTAGGCAACGGAAAATTATTAGATTGGAATTATTATCCGCTTACCGATTGGCAGCATAATTCAGCCAAAAGCAAAAGCTCAGAGATCATTCTCAATGCAGGATTGAACTACAAGATATTGAAAGGATTGGATGTTGATATAAAATATCAGTATCAGAGAACCACAGGACTTTCCAATACGCTGTATGATGAGGAAAGTTACTTTGTAAGGGATTATGTGAACAGGTTCACAGTCATCAATAGTAATGGTAGTCTGACTTACAATGTTCCCAAAGGAGCGATAATGGATAAGAACAACTCGCAATTACTGATCAATAATTTCCGAGGACAGCTCAATTTTAACAGAGGTTTTGGCAAACATCAGATTTCAGCCATTTTGGGAAGCGAGGTAAGGGATGCCAACTCACAGTCGGGCAATAACCGATATTATGGCTATGACCCCAACAACCTTTCGTTTGGAATGGTAGACCTCAGCAAGAGGTTTCCAATCATTGCAGGAGGTACAGCGTTTATCGACAATATGAACTCTTTGAGAGAATCCACCAATCGTTTTGTATCGGTGTATGCCAATGCAGCCTACACATTTGATAACCGTTATACAATTTCAGGAAGTGCCCGACGTGATGCCAGCAACTTGTTTGGGTTGAAGACCAATGACCAATGGAATCCTTTCTGGTCAACAGGGATTTCGTGGAATGTCGCCAATGAAAAATTCTATTCTGTAAGCTGGCTCCCGAATCTGAAGCTAAGAGGTTCATACGGTTTCAACGGAAATATCAATCCTGCAATGGTTGCCGTAACAACAATGGCATTACTTGGCGTTTCAACATATACGCAGGAGCAAATGGCGAGATTTGACAATTATTACAATCCTCAGCTTCGTTGGGAAACGATCAGAATGATCAATGCAGGATTGGATTTTGCAACCAAAAATAACAGGATCTCAGGTTCTGTGGAGTATTTCCAGAAAAAAGGAGAAAACCTTTTCGGGCAGGTTCCACTGGATTACACCATCGGATTGAGTAGTCTTGTGTGGAATGTTGCAGGAATTGAAGGAAAAGGCGTTGATGTGGAACTAAAGACCATCAATATCAATAAATCTTTCAGATGGCTCACCACTCTTAATTTCAGTACTTACAAAGATAAAGTGACGAATTATTATCCGAGCAGTACCATTGCCAGAAACTTTGTACTTGCCTCTGTTCCCATATCCGGAATTGAAGGTTTACCTGTCTATTCGATGTTTGGCTACCAATGGACAGGACTCGATCCACAGACAGGTGATCCAAGAGGTTATTTTAATGGAGAGATCAGTAAAGATTACGCCAAGATAATGGGAGCCGATGTTAAAGAGCTGCAGTATTTTGGTTCTGCAATACCTACTGTTTATGGTTCCTTCACGAATACCTTTGCTTACAAACAATTAAGCCTTGATGTAGGGATTACCTATAAGATGGGCTATTATTTTAGAAGACCATCCATTAACTACACCAGCTTATTCAGGGAATGGAACGGTCACAGCGATTACGAGCAAAGATGGCAGAAGCCAGGTGATGAAGCTTTCACCAATGTTCCTTCCAACCAATATCAAACGAATTCCAACAGGGATGCCTTCTATGCAGGTTCGGCTGCACTTATTGAAAAAGGTGACCATATCCGTCTACAGTATATCAATCTTGGATATGAGATCAGTAAAAAGCAATGGCGTGGTTTACCAATTAAAAGTCTTCAGTTGTATGCCAATGTCGGTAATCTCGGAATACTCTGGCAAGAAAGCAAAAGCGGAATCGACCCTGATTTTAATTTGGGAAACAACACCTTAAAACCTCCTATGACCTGTACATTAGGATTAAAAGCTAAATTTTAA
- a CDS encoding TlpA family protein disulfide reductase — translation MKNIFCRGLMSFVFIIVFTTTSYAQNKSLKIGESLPESIWTNPFPVVNHSRKATNLSEDKNKLILIDFWSTWCSACLMSLPKIEALQQKFRDRVKILPVSSQDRFALDKFFSSPNGKKYKSMMSTYEDKALHELFPHAGVPFIIWIKDGKFFNSTDAGQLTEQTINEVLSGDKSSLQTIIQMNRERPLMLSDDYDRQKNVQLLNYSFFAKGKIPDIGAGGTYRKTATGKIHGRQFTNLPLWDMYYAIGYELFKRQDKTSFTEKRMVIDVNQPEQLIPIEKADGSNDGTNLYNYEFIIPEQKSDSLYNYMLEDLNRYSGYTVTLEKRPVKCLVLVRTSTKDKLATKGGEKRSTFPRTPSILRNVPLKNMVNMLNGEINIKELFIDETGYTGNVDLEVSGVKDIATLKKELQKYDLDLRPEERQLLMMIIKDQLN, via the coding sequence ATGAAAAATATTTTTTGCAGGGGGCTTATGTCCTTTGTTTTCATAATCGTGTTTACGACTACATCGTATGCACAGAATAAGTCTCTAAAAATAGGAGAATCTCTTCCCGAAAGCATTTGGACAAATCCTTTCCCAGTGGTCAACCACTCCCGGAAAGCCACTAATCTATCTGAAGATAAAAACAAATTAATCCTAATCGATTTCTGGAGTACTTGGTGCAGCGCCTGTCTGATGAGTCTTCCTAAAATTGAAGCTTTACAGCAAAAGTTTAGGGACAGGGTAAAAATACTTCCCGTAAGCAGTCAAGATAGATTCGCTTTGGATAAATTCTTCTCTTCTCCAAATGGAAAGAAGTATAAGAGTATGATGTCAACCTACGAAGACAAGGCACTGCACGAACTGTTTCCACACGCAGGCGTTCCGTTTATCATATGGATCAAAGATGGAAAATTTTTCAATTCCACCGATGCAGGACAGCTCACTGAACAGACGATCAATGAAGTGTTAAGCGGTGATAAATCATCCCTTCAGACCATTATCCAAATGAACAGGGAAAGACCATTGATGCTTTCCGATGATTACGACCGTCAGAAAAATGTCCAACTCCTCAATTATTCATTCTTTGCCAAAGGAAAAATCCCAGACATTGGTGCAGGAGGAACTTATCGTAAAACAGCAACCGGAAAAATTCACGGCAGACAATTTACCAATCTTCCCTTATGGGATATGTATTATGCCATAGGATATGAACTTTTCAAGCGACAGGATAAAACATCTTTCACCGAAAAAAGAATGGTTATAGATGTCAATCAACCTGAACAGCTAATACCGATAGAAAAAGCAGACGGTTCAAATGATGGAACAAACCTTTATAACTATGAGTTTATTATCCCCGAACAGAAATCTGATTCTCTCTACAATTATATGCTGGAAGACCTCAATCGTTATTCAGGCTATACGGTAACCCTTGAGAAAAGACCTGTAAAATGTCTTGTGTTAGTAAGAACAAGCACGAAAGACAAACTGGCGACCAAAGGAGGAGAAAAGCGCTCCACCTTTCCACGAACCCCATCCATTCTGAGAAATGTACCTCTTAAAAATATGGTCAATATGCTGAACGGTGAAATTAATATCAAGGAACTTTTTATCGATGAGACAGGATACACAGGCAATGTAGATCTTGAAGTTTCGGGAGTCAAAGATATTGCCACCTTAAAAAAAGAGCTTCAGAAATACGACCTTGACCTGAGACCAGAAGAACGTCAGCTTTTGATGATGATTATCAAAGATCAGCTGAATTAA
- a CDS encoding helix-turn-helix transcriptional regulator — protein MDEEKEVIIAICKYVYTNWISKAKSQREFASKCDIEESTVRRIKNIALGTSKTDYNMSVKTIAKICRKKEVTLEELFQNIKK, from the coding sequence ATGGATGAAGAGAAAGAAGTAATTATTGCTATTTGTAAGTATGTTTATACAAACTGGATTTCAAAAGCAAAATCACAGAGGGAGTTTGCTTCCAAATGCGATATAGAAGAAAGTACGGTAAGGAGAATAAAAAATATAGCATTAGGCACATCTAAGACCGATTACAATATGTCTGTGAAAACGATAGCTAAAATTTGTCGTAAAAAAGAAGTAACCTTAGAAGAATTATTCCAAAACATAAAAAAGTAA
- a CDS encoding nucleoid-associated protein yields MPKESVLTQAEKASAKIEKFIFHIIIESELNPFFLDEVDLTDEQLDFFRLQFLEAAEGTQFDFNDNSTSEVYKNCEKIIENPSENFFTISKDLTASFKSHHKKNMNDGVFITALVSINDSNNLIFLLKLDNRKVFEYKRTGNKAILEEIKNTFVEDKRSIQKLAIIDVTDYYKWDVLAYDRSPGVGKTISDFFRDFLVVHEKETPTTLTTNTVKAITNWTISNRADLDPVQEISSYKNRVIDYLTNCSMVDFKKLIDRVIDDSDSSRKRKLKKSLKEFLEDLGLYGQSFKPSRSVLNTAQKKNIRQTAEGIKIEWQGDANDVNIDIPNIPSSNDGFYHITIKTRDVKVVK; encoded by the coding sequence ATGCCTAAAGAAAGTGTTCTTACCCAAGCTGAAAAAGCCTCTGCTAAAATTGAAAAATTTATTTTTCACATTATAATTGAATCTGAATTAAATCCTTTTTTTTTAGATGAGGTGGATTTAACTGATGAACAATTGGATTTTTTTCGATTACAGTTTTTGGAAGCAGCAGAAGGAACTCAGTTTGACTTTAATGATAATTCCACCTCAGAAGTTTATAAAAACTGTGAAAAAATTATCGAAAACCCTAGTGAGAATTTTTTTACCATTTCAAAAGATTTAACAGCTTCTTTTAAATCTCATCATAAAAAAAATATGAATGATGGTGTTTTTATTACAGCATTAGTTTCTATAAATGATAGTAATAACTTAATTTTTCTATTGAAACTAGATAATAGGAAAGTTTTTGAATATAAGAGAACAGGTAATAAAGCTATTTTAGAAGAAATTAAAAACACATTTGTTGAAGATAAAAGGTCAATTCAAAAATTGGCAATTATTGACGTTACCGATTATTATAAATGGGATGTTTTAGCTTATGATAGAAGTCCGGGTGTAGGAAAAACAATAAGTGACTTCTTTAGAGATTTTTTAGTAGTACATGAAAAGGAAACTCCAACCACACTAACAACTAATACTGTTAAGGCTATAACTAATTGGACTATATCAAATAGAGCAGATTTAGATCCAGTACAAGAGATTTCATCATACAAAAATCGAGTAATAGATTATTTAACTAATTGCTCAATGGTGGACTTTAAAAAATTAATTGATAGAGTTATTGATGATAGTGATTCAAGTAGAAAAAGAAAATTAAAAAAATCACTCAAAGAGTTTTTAGAAGATCTTGGATTATATGGACAGTCGTTTAAACCCAGTCGAAGTGTGCTTAATACAGCTCAAAAGAAAAATATAAGACAAACTGCTGAAGGGATTAAAATTGAGTGGCAAGGAGATGCGAATGATGTAAATATTGACATTCCAAATATTCCAAGTAGTAATGATGGATTTTATCATATTACAATTAAAACTAGAGATGTTAAAGTTGTTAAGTAG
- a CDS encoding nucleoid-associated protein gives MIKFLNIEVNKVAVHQVGNKSLDEQVNFSDTLVDISDERLVRIFLKYFLSSFSGNEMYDFFNEVGIEQNEIYTLIKRIFENPDDLFKQSKIIAQHLYNCSTHPKIKNGDLFIVYFNNIIIDNINTDAIGIFKSESKENYLKVDLEKKIHFVNYDEGTNINKLDKGCLVFKIDESYKVCIIDNLNKANEASYWKDDFLSIRPIKNDYHQTNEFLSIAKQFVTKQLDEEFKISKADKIDYLNRSVDYFKSHGSFDKQEFEELVFEDKGLIESFRTFDQAYRQENEIELYDNFDISTQAVKKQARVFKNVLKLDKNFHIYIHGNADLITQGIDENGRKYYKIFYEEEN, from the coding sequence ATGATAAAGTTTCTAAATATAGAAGTCAACAAAGTAGCGGTTCATCAGGTAGGTAATAAGTCTCTTGATGAGCAAGTGAATTTCTCAGATACACTAGTTGATATTTCTGATGAGAGATTAGTAAGAATATTCTTAAAATATTTTCTTTCTTCATTTTCTGGAAATGAGATGTATGATTTCTTTAATGAAGTAGGAATTGAACAAAACGAAATTTATACTTTAATAAAAAGAATTTTTGAAAACCCTGATGATTTATTTAAACAAAGTAAGATAATTGCTCAACATTTATATAATTGTAGTACTCATCCTAAAATTAAAAATGGAGATTTATTTATAGTCTATTTTAATAATATTATAATAGATAATATTAATACGGATGCGATTGGTATTTTTAAATCAGAGAGTAAAGAAAACTATCTAAAAGTAGATTTAGAAAAAAAAATTCATTTTGTAAATTATGATGAAGGTACTAATATCAATAAATTAGATAAGGGTTGTTTAGTATTCAAAATTGATGAAAGTTATAAGGTTTGTATTATAGATAATCTAAATAAAGCCAATGAAGCTTCTTATTGGAAAGATGATTTTTTGAGTATTAGACCAATTAAAAATGATTATCATCAAACAAATGAGTTTTTAAGTATTGCTAAACAATTTGTAACAAAACAATTAGATGAAGAATTTAAAATCAGCAAAGCAGATAAAATTGATTATTTAAATCGTTCTGTGGATTATTTTAAAAGTCATGGAAGTTTTGATAAACAAGAATTTGAAGAATTGGTTTTTGAAGATAAAGGTTTGATTGAGTCATTCCGAACCTTTGACCAAGCTTATAGACAAGAAAATGAAATAGAACTATATGATAACTTTGATATATCAACCCAGGCTGTAAAAAAACAAGCAAGAGTTTTTAAAAATGTATTGAAGCTAGATAAAAATTTTCATATTTATATTCACGGTAATGCTGACTTAATAACACAAGGAATTGATGAAAATGGAAGAAAATATTATAAAATTTTTTATGAGGAGGAAAATTAA
- a CDS encoding reverse transcriptase family protein → MKSFPFEQFIKNANSEGRTQNFIEACVQYAHNLEDRDYPVFFSIQHLAMAIGIQSDFLTALIGENENSRYLYENEGVKLKKYNHFFIKKKRGSYREIMAPHKDLKYIQKWLLFNILSKVPLAESCKGFRSGISIYDNASIHSNAKIILKVDLLKFYDTITEKRIYGVFEKIGYAKNLAYSLAKLCTAEHHDKYWSDFNQNDKKILSYYLEFKPPILPQGAPSSPTLANIVATKMDKRFEGLGEKLKFSYSRYADDLTFSINHIGTLPPLNLIRKIIEEENFYINEDKITYMHRGSKQYVTGLTVTNGVHTSKKYRKKIARHIYFCRKYGVENHLLKNIEQFPTYNSLKFHDWLYGHICYINSVDKEASKKMLSDFNKITWSI, encoded by the coding sequence ATGAAGTCATTCCCCTTTGAACAATTTATTAAAAACGCAAATAGTGAAGGTCGAACACAGAATTTTATTGAGGCATGTGTTCAATATGCTCACAATTTAGAAGATAGAGATTATCCAGTTTTTTTTTCAATCCAGCATCTTGCAATGGCTATTGGTATCCAATCAGACTTTTTGACTGCTCTGATTGGTGAAAATGAAAATAGCAGATATTTGTACGAAAATGAAGGAGTTAAGCTCAAAAAATATAATCATTTTTTCATCAAGAAAAAAAGAGGGAGCTACAGAGAAATTATGGCTCCTCACAAGGATTTAAAATATATTCAGAAATGGCTACTATTTAATATTTTAAGTAAAGTTCCCTTAGCAGAATCATGTAAAGGTTTTCGTTCTGGTATTTCAATATATGATAACGCTTCTATCCATAGTAATGCAAAAATAATTTTAAAAGTTGATCTCTTAAAATTCTATGACACAATTACTGAGAAAAGAATTTACGGTGTTTTTGAGAAAATTGGGTATGCCAAAAATTTAGCATATTCATTAGCAAAACTTTGTACCGCAGAACATCATGATAAATATTGGTCTGATTTTAATCAAAATGACAAAAAAATTCTATCCTACTACTTAGAATTCAAACCTCCAATCTTGCCTCAAGGTGCACCTAGTAGTCCTACACTAGCAAATATAGTAGCAACTAAAATGGACAAGAGATTTGAAGGTTTGGGTGAAAAATTAAAATTTTCTTATTCGCGTTATGCTGATGATTTAACTTTTTCAATAAATCATATTGGTACCTTACCTCCTTTAAATCTAATACGAAAAATTATTGAAGAGGAAAATTTCTATATTAATGAGGATAAAATAACTTACATGCATCGTGGCAGTAAACAATATGTTACTGGTTTAACAGTAACAAATGGTGTTCATACCTCAAAAAAATATCGAAAAAAAATTGCTCGACATATCTATTTTTGCAGGAAATATGGTGTAGAAAATCACCTACTAAAAAATATTGAACAATTTCCGACTTATAATTCTCTGAAATTTCATGATTGGCTATATGGTCACATTTGTTATATAAATTCGGTTGATAAAGAAGCTAGCAAAAAAATGTTGAGTGATTTTAATAAAATCACTTGGTCGATATAG
- a CDS encoding HNH endonuclease translates to MAKLSYPQLTLPAFEKEYADEIIRLCSKQKSDIESFLLHSGIIVPMEEFFTLPFEKILSHAKILKSNLKKDMFTFSPHYSKTISEYKDIFDYSRLLQSSISPFFMKNSVSMNIRTCCYCNIDFVNSYIPFKNDYRDFLDLINVSNLDDLKKIKGITSANAKNIQKLCKGHVKTLADLTMLLQSSRSVLNLLLKAKNSDGSIKFDSLKDKKNHYTLDHILPQSKFPFFSLCLYNLVPSCYTCNSKLKGSKMLTDDFDMLSKISPTSNSYENPLKFRLLYKDTFSRKNLPSESNQYNIELETKNSYTELLNLQGRYNFHKNESLKLIKQRKIYSDSQIVAFSKFLKMDVIEIKKHLFGTSLFENDSNEPFDRYKKDIAKELGII, encoded by the coding sequence ATGGCTAAACTTTCATACCCACAGCTTACTTTACCAGCATTTGAAAAAGAATATGCTGACGAAATTATAAGATTATGCTCTAAGCAAAAATCTGATATAGAAAGTTTCCTTTTACATTCCGGTATTATTGTACCTATGGAGGAATTTTTCACGCTTCCATTTGAAAAGATTCTTTCACACGCAAAAATCTTAAAAAGTAATCTTAAAAAAGACATGTTTACTTTTAGCCCGCATTATTCTAAAACCATAAGTGAGTACAAAGATATTTTCGATTATTCACGATTGCTGCAGTCTTCAATATCACCTTTCTTTATGAAGAACAGCGTGTCTATGAATATAAGAACTTGCTGCTACTGCAATATCGACTTTGTTAATTCATATATACCTTTTAAAAATGATTATCGGGATTTTTTAGATTTAATAAATGTAAGTAATCTGGATGACTTAAAAAAAATAAAAGGTATTACTTCGGCTAATGCAAAAAATATACAAAAACTTTGTAAGGGACATGTTAAAACATTAGCAGATCTTACAATGCTATTACAAAGCTCGCGGTCAGTACTTAATTTATTATTAAAAGCAAAAAATAGTGATGGCAGTATAAAATTTGACAGCCTGAAGGATAAGAAAAATCACTATACTTTGGATCATATTTTACCCCAAAGCAAATTCCCATTCTTCTCATTGTGCTTATACAACCTGGTGCCTTCCTGTTATACTTGCAATTCTAAACTAAAAGGAAGCAAAATGCTCACAGATGACTTTGATATGCTGTCTAAAATATCACCCACTAGCAATTCATATGAAAACCCTCTCAAATTCAGATTATTGTATAAAGATACATTTTCCAGAAAAAATTTACCTTCAGAATCGAATCAATATAATATCGAACTTGAAACAAAAAACAGTTATACCGAGTTGCTCAATTTACAAGGTCGCTACAATTTCCACAAAAATGAATCACTTAAACTTATAAAACAACGGAAGATTTATTCTGATTCTCAAATAGTAGCATTTTCAAAATTTTTAAAAATGGATGTTATTGAAATCAAAAAGCATCTATTTGGCACATCATTGTTTGAAAATGATTCTAATGAGCCATTTGACAGGTATAAAAAAGACATCGCGAAAGAACTTGGAATTATTTAA